In Terriglobus aquaticus, the genomic window GCGAGGCCAGTACCTTGACCTTCGGATTGTCACGTGGGTTCGGCAGCCACGAGTACCATTCGTTCGCCGGAGCCTGGTAGCTCTCACCGAATCCTTGGGTGATCGTACTGGTGGTCGATTCGATCGTAAGCCTAGCTGGCAGGGGCGGCCAGTTGTTGCCATAAAAGACAGCTCCACCCAAGAAGCTGACAAACCATGGCCACCCGGAACTGGCGTCGTTATAGGCCGAAGCATGGAAGCCGACCCAGCCGCCGCCGTGCTCCATGTAGCGCTGAAAGGCCTGCTTTTGCGCTGGAGTGTGTGGCTCATCGTCGAGCCAGACAACGAGCTGGTACTGATCCACGTTGCTGTCGTTCAGGTCGTTCCAGTTGGTTGTTGCGGTCCAGCTCCAACCGTCGCGCGCGGCAACACCAGCGTAGAAGCGCAGAGCATCATGCGCGAAATCGACGTGGTCGCCCTCGGTTTCTTCCGTGTAAAAGGCGAGGGCGCGAAACTTCGGCTGGGTCTGCGAACGAGCCGGCTGCGCGAAGGCAATGGCCGCGAGGGTCAGAGAAGGAAGAACCCTGCGAGGAGCTTTCATTTCTGAGCCGCCCATGTGATTGCATTGTGAAACATCTGGGTGAACGCGGTGTTCTGAAACAGCTCAGGATGATGCCCCATAAAGAAGTACACATTGCGAGCCTTCTTCTGCGGGTTGGTCCAGATCACCGGGTGATCTCCCATTTTGATGGAGGTGTCAGGGCGATAGCTGTCTTCATCCACGCGTGCAAGCACTTGGACATTGGTTCTGGGACTCTGCGACCAGGTGTACCATTCTTCATTCTGAACAGCGAACGTGCTGGGAACGGAACGCATGACGGGGTGCTCGGGAGCTTCTACGTGTACGGTCGCGGTCGCAAACGTCCTGATGTAATCCTTGAAGAGAATGCCGCCCATGAAATCCTGAAACCAGGGCCAGACCGAAAAGCCGTCAAAGCTACCCAGCAGGCTCGCATGATGAAAACCGATCCAACCGCCCTTGCCCTCGTCGATGTAGCGCACAAAGGCGTTCTGAGCGTCTGTTGTCCAGTTATACGGCGGGTAATTCAATTGCAGGAACAAGTCGCAGTGACTCAGCAGGCGATCGTTGATGCGATTCGTGTTTTCCAGGTATTCCACCGTGAACCCGTCGCGGCGCGCCTCGCGCGCTAGCCACACCTTTGCAGCATCGACAAACGGCTTGTGTATCCCACCCTTTTCTGCCAGTGCAACGACACGAAAGGGTCGCGCGGCCCGCTGCGCAATCGCTGTTCCGCCCAGGAGTGTCGCGAATGCCAGCAGGAAACAGAAAGAGAGAAGCCGCGTGCGTCGTGAGAGCGGAGGCGATGCGGGATCGTCAGTGATCTTCGGCCGAAGCATGTTGTCAGAATACGGTCTTGCGGCGTATTTGTAACGTTGAGAAAGATACGGTTCTCTACATTCGATGTTGAATGGAAAGGCGAGAAAACCCGATGATGGCGCCACATTATGTACATCGGAAATTGGGATCTTCTGCGGCTGCCGTTCTAATGGTGGCCTTCTTGTGCAGCGCTGTTCACCGCCTCGATGCACAGGTGAGCCAGCCAGCAGAACGGCAGATTACACCGGCAGCCCTGGAGATAGACGGACAGGCTCGTCGTCTGTACGCCGCCGATGCCGGCGGCAATCGCTTGTTGAGTCTGGACTTGAAGACAGGCCAGCAGACTTCGGTTGCAGTCGGACAAAGGCCGATCGGTGTGGCCATGGACACTGTCGCGCACCGAGGCTACGTGGTCAACGCGGGGAGTGGAACCGTCAGCGTCGTAGATCTGCAGGCGGAGCGAGTCGTCGCCACAGTCCGGACAGACATCCATCCGTATGCAATCGCCGTCGACAGTCGTTTGCATCGTGTATACGTGAGCAACGTGTTCAGCAATCAGCTCACGATGATCGACGGAGCAACCAACCAAGCCACGGTCCTCAAGGCCGGTTCGCAGGATGCGCTGCTTGCGGATGCGCAGGCGCATCAAGTCTGGCTGTGCAGTTACGAAAGCGACCACCTTGCTCTGCTGGATGAGGCGAACCTGGCGATTCGGTCCATCCCTTCGGTGAACCACGTTTGGGCTTTGATACCCGGTTTGAGAGAGGGTGAAATCTTCGCTGTCTCAATCGGCAGTGATGAGCTGCTTCGGATCCTTCCCGGTGAAAACGCAGAGAAGGTCAAGGTCGGCAGCATGCCTGACGCGCTCGCGATCGACAACGATCGTCATCGCATTTACGTGGCGAACTACGCGGACAACACAGTGACTGTGCTGGATGCGGATACCCTGAAGACCGTCACGACTGTACCGGTGGGTCACACTCCGCAGGCGCTGGCCGTGGATATTGTTCGGCAACGCGCTTACGTGGCAAACACTCACGACAGTACCGTCTCCGTGTTGGATACCAAAGACAATCGCGTGATTTGGACCGTACCTGTCGCGGGAGTTCCGTACGAACTCAAACTTGATCCTGAGAGCGGTGACGTCTTTGCTGCAACGTTCGGCAGTGTCCCCTTTCGAAGGGTAGTGCTTGAAGGCAAGTGATGAGCCGGCACCGGTCCTGTTGGGTTATACACAGCTCCTGGGACCAGAGGTGTCCAGATCGCTACGCAACGTCCGGAATAAGGATCGACGGCAGCGCTTCAAGCGCGAGGGCGATGGCACCCCACAGGACAGCTTCATCCCCCAGTGTTCCCGCCGCTACGTCGGTCACTGCAAACTCCACTCCCTCCAGCTCCTTGCGCACTGCAGTCAACATTGC contains:
- a CDS encoding ThuA domain-containing protein; protein product: MGGSEMKAPRRVLPSLTLAAIAFAQPARSQTQPKFRALAFYTEETEGDHVDFAHDALRFYAGVAARDGWSWTATTNWNDLNDSNVDQYQLVVWLDDEPHTPAQKQAFQRYMEHGGGWVGFHASAYNDASSGWPWFVSFLGGAVFYGNNWPPLPARLTIESTTSTITQGFGESYQAPANEWYSWLPNPRDNPKVKVLASLSQENYPLGLKDILTQGDVPVVWTNTQYRMLYINMGHGARIFDSPVQNRLLQQAVEAVGEKKPLR
- a CDS encoding ThuA domain-containing protein, with product MLRPKITDDPASPPLSRRTRLLSFCFLLAFATLLGGTAIAQRAARPFRVVALAEKGGIHKPFVDAAKVWLAREARRDGFTVEYLENTNRINDRLLSHCDLFLQLNYPPYNWTTDAQNAFVRYIDEGKGGWIGFHHASLLGSFDGFSVWPWFQDFMGGILFKDYIRTFATATVHVEAPEHPVMRSVPSTFAVQNEEWYTWSQSPRTNVQVLARVDEDSYRPDTSIKMGDHPVIWTNPQKKARNVYFFMGHHPELFQNTAFTQMFHNAITWAAQK
- a CDS encoding YVTN family beta-propeller repeat protein, coding for MSQPAERQITPAALEIDGQARRLYAADAGGNRLLSLDLKTGQQTSVAVGQRPIGVAMDTVAHRGYVVNAGSGTVSVVDLQAERVVATVRTDIHPYAIAVDSRLHRVYVSNVFSNQLTMIDGATNQATVLKAGSQDALLADAQAHQVWLCSYESDHLALLDEANLAIRSIPSVNHVWALIPGLREGEIFAVSIGSDELLRILPGENAEKVKVGSMPDALAIDNDRHRIYVANYADNTVTVLDADTLKTVTTVPVGHTPQALAVDIVRQRAYVANTHDSTVSVLDTKDNRVIWTVPVAGVPYELKLDPESGDVFAATFGSVPFRRVVLEGK